Sequence from the Neptunomonas japonica JAMM 1380 genome:
AACTTTATCAAAAATAATGCCTGGGGTGTGTTTTGCAAGACGACTAACACCCTTCCAAGCCAATTCTGTAGGCTTTTGATCAATGCTAACCAGCACAAGACCTGAATCGTCTAAATGTACTTCTTCAAATCGATTACCAAAATACCTTCCTAAAAAATGGGGCTTATAAGACATTTTTTTTAACACTGATCAACGCCCATAACGTGTATTAACAAGGCAATACTTACCGCAACAATAACCATATTTTCTATTAACAAATAGCGAGAGACTCTTTGGCGTATTTTCCGTTTATTTTTAGAAAATGTAAATCGAGCATGCTGATTAAGTGACTCAAGAGAAATTCAGACTTTACGCTTATAAATGTTATGTTATAACATATATTAATTATGATTTTATCGAGCCCTTTCTCATGACGAAACTAGCTGTCAAAGTGCTCCCAGGATTTCTTGGCGCAGTAAGGCATATTCACAATTACACCGCTAAACGTTTATAGCGCCGTTAATGATGCTCTGCGTGCCTGCGAAGAAACAAAAGCACTAAGCAAGGACATTACCCAATTTAACTGATTAGTTTTCATCCAGAAAATAAGTAACATATTCTGCAGCCGGAGATTGCATTTAGCCATGTCAGCAACACTTATAAAAAATGCCCTCGTCGTGAACGAAGGCCAGATCACAGAAACTGATTTGCTTATAGTGGGTGATAAAATTGAAAAGATAGCCACCGATATACCCGCACGACAAACCGACCGTATCATTGAAGCCAACGGCTGTTACCTGCTTCCCGGCATGATTGATGACCAAGTCCATTTCCGCGAGCCTGGTTTAACCAATAAAGGCACTATTGCGAGTGAGTCTCGCGCAGCTGTAGCAGGAGGAATTACTAGTTATATGGAAATGCCAAACGTCAATCCAGCTACGACTAATATTGAAGCACTCACTAAAAAATATGCCATTGCCGCTGAAAGATCTCATGCTAACTATGCGTTTTATTTGGGGGCAACCGAAGATAATATTGAGCAAATAAAACGACTCGATCCTAAAATACACTGTGGCGTTAAAGTATTTATGGGGGCATCTACCGGTGATTTATTGGTTGAAGCACCTCAAGCACTCGATGCTATTTTCCGCGAATCACCAGTACTCATCGTTACTCATTGCGAAAGTAGCCCTGTAATCCGTGAAAATAGAGAAGCACTCCTTCACTCAAAAGCCGTGCTGAGTATTGAAGACCACCCTAAACTTCGTGATGTCCATGCTTGTTATGCATCCTCTTCATACGCCGTGGACTTGGCGAAGAAATACCAAAGCCAATTGCACGTATTGCACATCACAACAGAAAAAGAACTGAGTTTGTTTGAGGCTGGTCCGATTAAGAATAAGCACATTACCGCCGAAGCCTGTGTTCACCACTTATGGTTTAATGACCGTGACTACGCGTCTTTAGGAAACCTAATTAAGTGCAATCCATCGATAAAGAGCAAGAATGATCGTGATGCATTAATTCATGCGCTACACACCAACCAAATTGACATTGTTGCAACAGACCATGCGCCACATACCTTGGCAGAAAAAATGGTTGATTATGAGCGGGCCCCCGCTGGGCTGCCACTTGTACAACACGCACTATTAAGCTTATTAGAACATGTAAAGCATGGTCGCCTCAGCTTAACGCAGGTCGTCGAGAAAACCGCACATAATCCAGCACTTCGATATGCTATCGCTGAACGAGGGTTTGTTCGTGAGGATTATTATGCAGATTTAGTTCTTGTTGACAGCCAATCATTCACAGCGGTTACGCACGAGAACAGCTTATACCATTGTGCTTGGTCGCCTTTCTCTGGAATTGAGTTTTCTTCAAAAATTAAATCGACTTGGGTGAATGGTCGACAAGTGTTTTGCAGCGATAATTCTGCTACAGATAAACCTTTAGCAATGCCACTCGCATTTGCTCGCTAGCTGTAAAGTCTGTTTACATTTCACTCTTAAGCTCTTTGAGTAATTTTAAGCCTTTTTTACGCTGGGCTTTAATTACTCTTAGCTTCTCTTCTAGTATTTTTTTGAGTTTTTTATTTTCCTCATTCTTAACTTTCTCTTTTAACGTATTTTGTTTTGTCTTAAGTTTTTTCATAAGACGCTTTAGGGAGTCATACCTTGTGATTTGTTCTCGCCTTTCAGTATTGGCGAAATCTTTTATTGCTTTGAATAGATCATTAGTGCTCATTAGACTTTCCCTCGATATATTCATCTACAACTTCTTTAATTTCTGCCTCATCAAGAGCGATGCTATTTTCTGCTTCCTCATCACTCTCATCACAAGAGATAAACAGTATTCCTCCCATATGTATAAGGTTACGACAGATATCCTGATAATAGGTGCTATCATTCATCAAAGAGATTGCCATAGGGGCGCTAATGCGATCCTCACGGATCAGACGATCCAGCCGGCCCGTTTTAATAATATCTTTCTCATTGATCTCTACTTTAAGCTGATCAAGTGACAAAATTGTGGCTGATTCATCCTCACCAGCTCTTATTATTTCCAGTTCTTGCAACACGCGGCATATTTGTATTCGCATGTTGTTATATTCCTGACGAATATCTGAGTTCTCAGAAACCGTATACACGTTCAGGTTTTTTTGTAGATGCTTGATACCTTTAATGGTCTCAACAAGCTCCAAACCCACTGTCCTAAGCAGCAATAGCCTTTCCAAGTAACCTGCCGTCCCCATTGAGCGCTGAGACTGACTGACAAACACAACGATGTCTGCATAAATAGACTTGATGCGCCTCTCATACACATCATCAATGTCCTGCTGAAAATTTATTTTACTAGAATGGTTCACAATAGCGTCGATGTCACAGTCCGGCACGAGCACGTTTTTGCTCAAGCTTAACCCCCGAATAATGGTATCAACCGACAGGTCATATAGACGAACCGTCTCTTTTCTAACCGCCTCTATAGCGGCGGCAGGGATCTCTGCTGATGCAGAAGATAGATAGAGCGTTTTCTCGACCTGAGCATCTTGAGTTGGCATTACACGCACAAGAAAAGAAACTAATTTCCCAGTAAATGGCACCATAAGAAGAACACCGGTCACATTAAAAATGGTGTGAAATAGGGCTAGTTTAAGTGTGTGATCATCATCGGCTATACCAAGCATAGCGGATACCGTATCGACCAACGCGATAACCGGGCTCATCGCCAACATAAAGACAACACCTGCCGTCACCTTAAAGAGGACATCTGTCAACGCGAGTCGTTTGCCGTCAGTATTAGAGGTGAGCGATCCTAAAACAGCAGTAATGGTAGTGCCGACATTCGCCCCAATGACTAAAGCAAGAGCATTACCGTAAGTTACCTGATGAACTGATAGTGCAGTAATCACTAGCACTAATGTGGCATGACTAGACTGCATGATAATTGTCGCAACAATACCTATTAGCGTAAAGACAAGCACTCCAGCAAAACCTTCCATGGCATAATCAGTCAGGCTAATATGATTCTGGAAGGCCTCAAAGCCCTCTTTCATATAGTGAATACCGAGGAAAAGAAAACCAAGCCCGGCTAAGATGTAACCAAAGCCTTTCATAAATTTTGATTTTTGGAAGATAAAAATGACACCAAATACCAACATAGGCATGGCATAAGCTGAAATTTTTACCTTCAAACCAAAGCCGGCAATCAGCCAAGCACCGGTGGTGCTACCCACATTAGCACCAAAGATAATACCCATACCCTCAACCAGCCCAATAAGACCTGCACTGAGAAAAGAGATAGTAATAACTGACACCAATGAGCTGGACTGCATCACGGTTGCTGCGGTAAAGCCAAATGTCAGGCTTTTCCACATTTTGTTGGTGCTTTTACGTAAGGTCCTTTCGAGAGTGCCTCCGGCGAAAGCATTGAAGCCCTGCTCAAGTGCCAACATCCCAAATAGAAAAATAGCGACACCTGCAGTAATGACCTTAAAGTCAGGACTTATCCAAAACCCATAAGTTAATAACAAAAAAATAGTTGGTAAAAATATTTTTTTAATCATACAAACCTATCAAGTAAATTACTGCGTATCAATTTACCTCTATCGCATTTATAAAGCTGACTACGGCAGCATCATACCTCTGATAGTAAAGTAAATTATGGCCGCCATCACACCAGAGGCGGGTACCGTAATGACCCAAGCAGCGGCAATTTTTAGCAATGCTGAGCGCTTAACCAGCTCAGTTTTATAGACTTTACGCAGCTCTTTTCGTTCTTTTTTGGATAAATGCTCTTTATTCGAGCTTTTCTTAAGCTGCTGTAACATCTCCCCTTTTGTCTTAATAGATGCTTGTCCAAACTCTGCTAAATAGGCTTCTACTTCTATAGGGTTATCATTTTCATGGTGGTGCATAATTTCTATGGTCATTTCAGTATAGCTGGCTTTCAAAAACTCCCGTAAAAAACCGACACCAAAAACACCGCCTACAGCGATATGCGTAGAACTAACAGGTAAGCCAAGTTGCGAGGCAATAATCACCGTAATAGCTGCTGCCATCGCAATGCAAAAAGCACGCATCTTATCCAGCTCAGTAATTTCACTTCCCACAGTACGAATGAGTTTTGGCCCATAAAGCGCTAATCCGATAGCAATACCCACAGCACCAATCAACATAACCCACAGAGGAATAGACGCTTTGGTTGCAAGACCACCACTCAACACAGCATCATTGATTGCCGCCAATGGGCCTACTGCGTTGGCAACATCATTTCCACCATGAGCAAAACTAAGGAGCGCCGCTGCAAAGATTAATGGCACCGTAAACAAGCTGTTAATACTCTCTTTATCATTCTTAAGTTGCTCTGCAGCACGGTGAATTATTGGGCGCACAATGACATAAACAATTGCAGCTACCGCTGCACCTATCAATAAAGCGGTTACTAGATCGACCTTCCAGATCTTTTTAAACCCTTTCATCATTAAGTAAGTACTAAATGCCCAAGCCATAAAGAGAACTAACAATGGCACCATGCGCTTAGCTGATGAAATCATATCGTCTTGATAGGTAATCGTGCGCTTAATTAATAAGAGAAATGATGCTGCAATTATGCCGCCAAAAACAGGGGATATAACCCAGCTTGCCGCAATGTTGCCCAACTGTGGCCAATTGGCAATCTCCCATCCACCAGCAGCAATCCCAGCCCCCAATATACCTCCGACGATAGAGTGGGTAGTTGAAACAGGAGCTCCTGCAATGGTTGCTAAGTTCAACCAAATAGCTCCGGCCAACAATGCGGCCATCATTAACCAGATAAATGTTTGGCTGCTGGGTATAAGAGAAGGATCAATTATCCCTTTCTTAATAGTGCTCACCACATCACCACCAGCAATTAAAGCACCACTGGCTTCAAATATAATCGCTATTAAAATGGCACCGGTCATCGTTAATGCTTTTGAGCCTACAGCAGGCCCTACATTGTTCGCCACATCATTGGCGCCAATATTCATTGCCATATATCCGCCAATCATAGCGGCAACCACGAGCATTACATGGTCTGTACTATCCATTCCTACCCGGCTTGTATACAGCATGATGCCCACAATAAAAAGCAACGCCGTCCCACTTCGAAAAAGCTCTTTACGCCCATGGCCAGAGGCGGCTTCTAAATCATGAAGATTGTTAATATCCATAAAACCATTACCTGTTTAAAAGTTACTATTACGACAAATCAATAGTGCCTGATCGACCCAAATCGTATCGATTCAAACACGTTGAATATTCATATTGACGTTGCTTTTTGGGCATAATCGGAAAGGTAACGGCATTCAGAATTTCTATCAATGACTTGTGTCGTTTTTTTGTCATTATTATGTAACATAAAACGTATTAGCAATGATCGGATTGCTAGCAGCAATTTTCACTACCCCCATTCAGCACTAAACTTACTTGAGCAACTTCCGTGGTATGATCAAGGCTCACTCCTCCCTACTTGGCAGCAACATCCTCATGAAGAAAAAAAGCGTCCTACAAAAAATCTCTCTGGTTGCTGGTATTATCAGTGAATTACTCTGTGTACTCTGCCTTGTCATGCTTGTTATTAAGGCGCAAGAGTTAGGTATGGAAGATGTTATTTCTGCCAGCTATATGGCATCTGCTTTTTTCTTTTTCACCACAGGTTTTGTATTAATTATTATCGCTAAAGCGAATGTACCAAGCTTTAGTTTTGATACTCACTCAGACAATAAAGACCACTAGTATATTCAATATTTCCTTGCTTGCAGGTCATTGTGTTTAGTTCTGGCTTGCTCTTCTTTTTTAGTCTTTTATAAGAATTAAACAAGAT
This genomic interval carries:
- a CDS encoding inorganic phosphate transporter, with amino-acid sequence MDINNLHDLEAASGHGRKELFRSGTALLFIVGIMLYTSRVGMDSTDHVMLVVAAMIGGYMAMNIGANDVANNVGPAVGSKALTMTGAILIAIIFEASGALIAGGDVVSTIKKGIIDPSLIPSSQTFIWLMMAALLAGAIWLNLATIAGAPVSTTHSIVGGILGAGIAAGGWEIANWPQLGNIAASWVISPVFGGIIAASFLLLIKRTITYQDDMISSAKRMVPLLVLFMAWAFSTYLMMKGFKKIWKVDLVTALLIGAAVAAIVYVIVRPIIHRAAEQLKNDKESINSLFTVPLIFAAALLSFAHGGNDVANAVGPLAAINDAVLSGGLATKASIPLWVMLIGAVGIAIGLALYGPKLIRTVGSEITELDKMRAFCIAMAAAITVIIASQLGLPVSSTHIAVGGVFGVGFLREFLKASYTEMTIEIMHHHENDNPIEVEAYLAEFGQASIKTKGEMLQQLKKSSNKEHLSKKERKELRKVYKTELVKRSALLKIAAAWVITVPASGVMAAIIYFTIRGMMLP
- a CDS encoding Na/Pi cotransporter family protein yields the protein MIKKIFLPTIFLLLTYGFWISPDFKVITAGVAIFLFGMLALEQGFNAFAGGTLERTLRKSTNKMWKSLTFGFTAATVMQSSSLVSVITISFLSAGLIGLVEGMGIIFGANVGSTTGAWLIAGFGLKVKISAYAMPMLVFGVIFIFQKSKFMKGFGYILAGLGFLFLGIHYMKEGFEAFQNHISLTDYAMEGFAGVLVFTLIGIVATIIMQSSHATLVLVITALSVHQVTYGNALALVIGANVGTTITAVLGSLTSNTDGKRLALTDVLFKVTAGVVFMLAMSPVIALVDTVSAMLGIADDDHTLKLALFHTIFNVTGVLLMVPFTGKLVSFLVRVMPTQDAQVEKTLYLSSASAEIPAAAIEAVRKETVRLYDLSVDTIIRGLSLSKNVLVPDCDIDAIVNHSSKINFQQDIDDVYERRIKSIYADIVVFVSQSQRSMGTAGYLERLLLLRTVGLELVETIKGIKHLQKNLNVYTVSENSDIRQEYNNMRIQICRVLQELEIIRAGEDESATILSLDQLKVEINEKDIIKTGRLDRLIREDRISAPMAISLMNDSTYYQDICRNLIHMGGILFISCDESDEEAENSIALDEAEIKEVVDEYIEGKSNEH
- a CDS encoding dihydroorotase yields the protein MSATLIKNALVVNEGQITETDLLIVGDKIEKIATDIPARQTDRIIEANGCYLLPGMIDDQVHFREPGLTNKGTIASESRAAVAGGITSYMEMPNVNPATTNIEALTKKYAIAAERSHANYAFYLGATEDNIEQIKRLDPKIHCGVKVFMGASTGDLLVEAPQALDAIFRESPVLIVTHCESSPVIRENREALLHSKAVLSIEDHPKLRDVHACYASSSYAVDLAKKYQSQLHVLHITTEKELSLFEAGPIKNKHITAEACVHHLWFNDRDYASLGNLIKCNPSIKSKNDRDALIHALHTNQIDIVATDHAPHTLAEKMVDYERAPAGLPLVQHALLSLLEHVKHGRLSLTQVVEKTAHNPALRYAIAERGFVREDYYADLVLVDSQSFTAVTHENSLYHCAWSPFSGIEFSSKIKSTWVNGRQVFCSDNSATDKPLAMPLAFAR